In the genome of Gallus gallus isolate bGalGal1 chromosome 21, bGalGal1.mat.broiler.GRCg7b, whole genome shotgun sequence, one region contains:
- the LOC112530140 gene encoding forkhead box protein L2, translated as MGDEAQLPSGSPALQKPPYTYAALIAMAIRASPEQRLPLSGIYSYVAGRFPYYRRGSKGWQNSIRHNLSLNPCFLRLPRRSGAPHRGGEWALDPAFQHAFPGGDYCRRRRRSNLPPPPLPGCPCGARPALPRGCRCSVLPSWSPPCCPGCQQALPSWSTPCCPGAQQALLTWSPSYFPGCQQAPPAWSAPCCPESLQALPAWSPGPPRALPAGSSASPPLQPAWPLPSVAAAAQCPPEPGSRRPLASSRAPVLP; from the coding sequence ATGGGGGACGAGGCGCAGCTCCCCTCGGGCAGCCCGGCCCTGCAGAAGCCGCCTTACACCTACGCGGCTCTCATCGCCATGGCCATCCGGGCCAGCCCCGAGCAGCGCCTGCCGCTCAGCGGAATCTACAGCTACGTCGCGGGCCGCTTTCCCTATTACCGCCGCGGCTCTAAGGGCTGGCAGAACAGCATCCGCCACAACCTCAGCCTCAACCCCTGCTTCCTCCGCCTGCCCCGCCGCTCCGGCGCCCCGCACCGCGGCGGCGAATGGGCTCTGGACCCCGCCTTCCAGCACGCGTTCCCGGGGGGCGATtactgccgccgccgccgccgctccaatctccccccgccgccgctccccggcTGCCCGTGCGGtgcccgccccgcgctgccccgcggCTGCCGCTGCTCCGTGTTGCCCTCCTGGAGCCCGCCCTGCTGCCCGGGGTGCCAGCAAGCGCTGCCCTCCTGGAGCACGCCCTGCTGCCCGGGGGCCCAACAAGCGCTGCTCACTTGGAGCCCGTCCTACTTCCCGGGCTGCCAACAAGCGCCGCCCGCCTGGAGCGCGCCCTGCTGCCCAGAGTCCCTGCAAGCGCTGCCCGCCTGGAGCCCGGGGCCGCCCCGAGCGCTGCCCGCCGGCAGCTCGGCTTCGCCCCCACTGCAGCCCGCCTGGCCGCTGCCCAGCGTCGCCGCGGCCGCCCAGTGCCCGCCCGAGCCGGGCTCCCGCCGCCCTCTGGCCTCCAGCAGGGCCCCGGTGCTGCCCTGA